Proteins co-encoded in one Carassius gibelio isolate Cgi1373 ecotype wild population from Czech Republic chromosome A15, carGib1.2-hapl.c, whole genome shotgun sequence genomic window:
- the LOC128029186 gene encoding alpha-2-antiplasmin-like — MNLCFLAFLLLCYAKQGWTEDAIEPEDGADPLIPLIPLIPSTPISDLKSTIGPTTTEALTVSPDDLQAGPSAPVPSPGQKEGSSEEDLDALCDGDMTSQQIKRTIGSGILKLGLWFLENLKPSPEQPNVIISPLSLSVALSQLALGATNETEELLLHHLHAEALPCYHTALSSLLRNFRKRSLSIASRIYLKTGFKVKQDFVEDSQKLYDSEPATLTDVNDINEWVKKVTNGHISEFLSSLPLSAVMMLINAMHYKGEWLTRFDPHFTSTELFYIDENQIVNVDMMLGPKYPLSVFTHHELDAQVARFPFKGDKSLLVILPTSGHVNVSAVAAKLNISDLYRRLPRERNMQVKLPKFKLDFNQDLQEAMTNMGLGMLFSHPKLGRISEGPLFVSSVQHMSSIEINEEGAKAAAATSVVISRSNPSFTVNQPFFFALMDDLSQTPFFLGVISNPNPGASIVVTNPGNSDKINDKPHSFDVPPK, encoded by the exons ATGAACTTGTGTTTTCTGGCATTCCTCCTCCTTTGTTACGCCAAGCAAGGCTGGACG GAGGATGCGATTGAACCAGAGGATGGAGCGGATCCTTTAATTCCTCTCATCCCACTGATTCCTAGTACACCCATATCA GATTTGAAGAGCACTATTGGCCCCACCACAACAGAAGCACTCACAGTTTCTCCAGATGACCTGCAAGCAGGTCCTTCAGCCCCGGTTCCCTCTCCTGGTCAGAAAGAAGGATCCTCTGAGGAGGACCTTGATGCGCTCTGTGATGGGGACATGACCAGCCAACAGATTAAGCGGACCATTGGCAGCGGCATTCTGAAGCTTGGCCTTTGGTTCCTGGAAAACTTGAAGCCTAGTCCAGAGCAGCCCAATGTCATCATTTCCCCTCTTAGCTTGTCTGTAGCACTCTCGCAGCTAGCGCTAG GAGCAACTAATGAGACCGAAGAGCTGCTTCTACACCACCTGCATGCAGAAGCACTGCCCTGCTACCACACTGCCCTCAGCAGCCTCCTGCGCAACTTCCGCAAAAGGAGCCTGTCCATTGCCAGCCGCATCTATCTGAAAACTG GATTTAAAGTGAAACAGGACTTTGTGGAAGACTCTCAGAAACTGTATGACTCAGAGCCGGCCACTTTGACTGATGTTAATGACATCAATGAATGGGTTAAGAAAGTCACAAATGGGCACATCTCAGAGTTTTTGTCCAGCCTGCCTCTCAGCGCCGTTATGATGCTCATCAATGCTATGCACTACAAAG GAGAGTGGCTTACTCGCTTTGACCCTCATTTCACCTCCACTGAGCTCTTCTACATAGATGAAAACCAGATTGTTAATGTGGATATGATGCTTGGGCCAAAGTATCCTCTCAGCGTTTTCACCCACCATGAACTGGATGCCCAG GTTGCTCGATTCCCCTTTAAAGGTGACAAGAGTCTACTAGTAATACTGCCAACATCTGGACATGTGAATGTATCTGCCGTTGCAGCTAAGCTCAATATCTCAGATCTTTATCGTCGATTACCACGAGAAAGAAACATGCAGGTCAAACTCCCAAAATTCAAACTTGACTTCAACCAGGACCTCCAAGAGGCCATGACAAACATGG GTCTAGGAATGCTATTTAGTCATCCCAAGCTGGGCCGCATCTCTGAGGGCCCTTTGTTCGTGTCCAGTGTACAGCATATGTCCAGTATTGAGATTAATGAAGAAGGGGCAAAGGCAGCGGCTGCAACAAGTGTTGTCATCTCACGTTCCAACCCTTCATTTACTGTCAACCAGCCATTTTTCTTTGCCCTAATGGATGACTTAAGTCAAACGCCATTCTTTTTGGGAGTGATTTCTAACCCAAACCCTGGAGCATCTATTGTGGTCACAAATCCTGGCAATTCAGATAAAATTAATGACAAGCCACACTCTTTTGATGTTCCTCCAAAGTAG
- the LOC128029183 gene encoding replication protein A 70 kDa DNA-binding subunit — MTVRLSEGAIESLTKGTEVNNPVLQCVNIRKIDGGNGLSRFRVMMSDGLHTMSSFMLSTQLNPMAEQEQLAPNCVCMLKRSVTNILKDGRRVIVILDIEVIKSADQMAGKIGDPTPYVEGQSKQQSTAPAPTVRPLQPQNGNDGSMNRPSAQSFGKKPMAAPSTPGGSSKVVPISSLNPYQSKWTVRARVTNKSAIRTWSNSKGDGKLFSMELVDESGEIRATGFNNEVDKFYSIIEQGKVYYISKGSLKIANKQFSSLKNDYEMTLNGETSIIPCEDSHDVPKVQCDFVSIADLESREKDTIVDVIAVCKNTEDVTRITTKNSREVSKRNIQLMDMSGKVIQLTMWGNDAETFDGSGQPILAIKGARLSDFGGRSLSTLYSSTVMINPDIPEAYKLQGWYDKEGHAIDGQSMTELRGPGGGGGNTNWKTLAEVKNEHLGHGDKADYFSCIATIVYIRKENCLYQACSSKDCNKKVVDQQNGMYRCEKCDKEFPDFKYRLMLSANIADFGDNQWVTCFQDSAETLLGQNASYLGQLKDSNEAAFDEVFQHANFNTFVFRNRVKLETYNDESRIKVTVVDVKPVDHREYSKRLIINIRKLAAQ; from the exons ATGACTGTTCGATTGTCAGAGGGGGCAATTGAG tCCCTGACCAAAGGAACTGAAGTCAACAACCCTGTTCTGCAGTGTGTG AACATTCGCAAGATTGATGGGGGAAATGGCCTGTCTCGTTTCCGTGTCATGATGAGTGACGGGCTGCACACTATGTCCT CATTCATGCTCTCCACACAGCTCAATCCCATGGCTGAGCAAGAACAGTTGGCCCCTAACTGTGTGTGTATGCTGAAAAGAAGCGTCACTAATATTCTCAAAGATGGACG ACGTGTGATAGTTATACTGGATATAGAGGTGATCAAGTCTGCTGACCAGATGGCAGGAAAAATTGGAGACCCAACTCCTTATGTGGAGG GCCAGTCAAAGCAACAGAGTACAGCTCCGGCTCCAACTGTGCGTCCATTACAGCCTCAGAATGGAAATGATG GTTCAATGAACAGACCTTCTGCTCAGAGCTTTGGGAAAAAGCCCATGGCTGCCCCCAGCACTCCTGGAGGCAGCTCAAAAGTTGTGCCCATTTCCAGTCTCAATCCATACCAGTCAAA ATGGACTGTTAGAGCCAGAGTCACCAATAAGAGTGCCATCCGCACATGGAGTAACTCCAAAGGGGATGGGAAGCTCTTCTCCATGGAGCTTGTTGATGAAAGC GGGGAGATTAGAGCAACTGGATTTAATAACGAAGTGGACAAATTCTACTCGATCATTGAGCAGGGAAAA GTCTACTACATCTCAAAAGGCAGCCTGAAGATTGCTAACAAACAATTCTCCTCACTTAAGAATGATTATGAAATGACTCTCAATGGCGAGACAAGCATCATCCCTTGTGAGGACAGCCATGACGTCCCCAAGGTGCAGTGTGACTTTGTTTCCATTGCTGACTTGGAGTCCCGGGAGAAAGACACCATCGTAG ATGTGATTGCAGTTTGTAAAAACACAGAGGATGTGACGCGCATCACGACCAAGAACAGTCGAGAGGTTTCGAAGAGGAACATCCAACTGATGGACATGTCCGGCAAAGTCATCCAGCTCACCATGTGGGGTAACGAT GCAGAGACGTTTGATGGCAGTGGGCAGCCTATCTTGGCCATTAAGGGAGCAAGATTGTCTGACTTTGGTGGGCGTTCTCTCTCCACTCTTTACAGCAGCACGGTCATGATCAACCCCGACATTCCTGAGGCATACAAACTGCAGGgatg GTATGATAAGGAAGGACATGCTATAGATGGCCAGTCGATGACTGAGTTAAGAGGACCTGGCGGCGGTGGTGGAAACACAAACTGGAAGACACTTGCGGAAGTCAAGAATGAGCACTTAGGACATGGAGACAAA GCTGATTATTTCTCTTGCATCGCCACCATAGTCTATATCCGTAAAGAGAACTGCTTGTATCAGGCCTGTTCCAGTAAAGACTGCAACAAGAAGGTGGTGGACCAGCAGAACGGCATGTACCGCTGTGAGAAATGCGACAAAGAGTTCCCCGACTTCAAATACCGTCTCATGCTCTCG GCCAACATTGCTGATTTTGGAGACAACCAATGGGTGACTTGCTTTCAGGACAGTGCAGAGACCCTCCTGGGCCAGAATGCAAGTTATCTCGGCCAACTCAAGGACTCA AACGAAGCTGCATTTGATGAGGTCTTTCAGCATGCAAACTTCAATACTTTTGTCTTCCGGAACCGAGTGAAGCTGGAGACCTACAat